The genome window ATGTTCTGATTCTATCATGTTTATGACATGTCTATAAACCTGACTTCTGAAAGCAAATGTTAGGTGAACTTGTCAGGATTTGAAATGTAGGCCTTTTTGAGCAAGTGTCCTGTTTTAGACCATTGAATGTGAGTGAATAGTTTCCACACCTTCTAGAAAATATTATTTTTAGTTATTaaaaaacagaagaaaatataTGACAAACATAATGCCAGACAAACATTTTTTCCGTTTTCAACAATATTACAATAACATAAAATCGACACATGACAAATTTCATAACACTGTACAATCTGAATTTCTTTTCTCCAAAATATGATTTCTCACTGGATTATTTTAGAATGTGTTCAATTATATTTTGACCTCTCTTGCATTGACTCCTGTGGTGAAAACTCTCTTTAAAACcctacctgggataggataaagtaatccttctaacccccccccttaaaagatttagatgcactattgtaaagtggttgttccactggatattataaggtgaatgcaccaatttgtaagtcgctctggataagagcgtctgctaaatgacttaaatgtaaatgtaaatgtaaaacgtaGCTTGTGATCTTTTGTCCAATTTTGTTTGACTTTGCTGATACTATTGCATGTCACAGAATATACATTGCTAATGATCCATCAATACCGTAAATGTGAAAAGCAACATGGTTCAAAACACTTTTAAAAGTCATAAATATATTTAAGTTAAGTGAATCATTCATCAGTGAAACCATTAAAAGGTGACCTGCTTTAAGTACACCACCACTAATATCTCAGGACGGTGGACTCCATCCAGCTTGTTACTGAACTTCCTGATTTAGAAGCTGGCTGGAGTGACGTCACCACTTCCCTACAGTGTGTCACCCAGTGGAGAACTGTGGCAATGACAGGATAGTTCCTGAAAACACTGGAGCTCCGAGTGGCAGCATATAAAAGCTGTGAAAGTCCCCCTGCTGAGACAGAAACCAATATATCCAACACTGAACACACAAGACTCAACACTCAACATTGACTGAAGATGCTGTGTTCCCGAGGATTCCAGTCTTCCCTCAGCCCATTGATGGACTTCTACTGGCCTGTGCGCAGTCTATGGCCAGAGGTCCGACCTCTTCTCAGCCAGCGGGATCTACTGCAGAGAAACCTGCTGGAGATCAAGAGCAGTCTGGAGCTGATGGAGAAACTCCAGCAGCACATCTTTGAAGAGTTGGACAATGTCCCATCCTCTGTGGCCATCCAACCAGTCTCCTACAAGCTGGATAAGGAGGGAGACGGCTTTGCCCTTACACTGGACACTAAAGACTTTTCACCAGAGGAGCTGTCTGTCAAGCAGGTGGGCAGGAAGCTGAAAGTCAGTGGGAAGACAGAGAAGAAGCTGGATGGTGGGGAAGGCTCATACTCTTACAGATGTCAAGAGTTCAGACAAGAGTTTGATCTGCCTGAACGGGTGAATCCTGAGACAGTCACCTGCTCCCTGGCTCATGACGGGAAGCTCCACATCCAGGCACAAAAGAATCCATTATCTGCTGAGGAGGAGGTGGCAGAGAGAGTGGTGCCCATCAACTGTAGCCTGGATGTGAAAACCCCACAATTCCTGTCAAAGACAGAGGGAAGCACCACCGACACACAGAAGAATCAAGAGAACACCATTTCACATGAGGACTGATTTTTATTTCACTGGATGATACATTTTCTAATAAATCTTTTTCATGTTATGATACAGCATGCATTTATATTTCATATCTTGTAACAATCAATATGACATGCTATTAAATTTAATCAATAAAATATACAATTTTACAGAATATTGCAGTTGTTATAATCTCTTCAATGGATATCAGCATAATGACGATTATTTCTCATCAAAAGTTAACTTTCCAAAAAGCTCACTGGCCTGATATTTTTTCTGTGAACATTTTCAATAAACTCAATTTTCAAAAAGCTCTCCTAAAAATGTTCTGATTCTATCATGTTTATGACATGTCTATAAACCTGACTTCTGAAAGCAAATGTTAGGTGAACTTGTCAGGATTTGAAAAGTAGGCCTTTTTGAGCAAGTGTCCTGTTTTAGACCATTGAATGTGAGTGAATAGTTTCCACACCTTCTAGAAAATATTATTTTTAGTTATTaaaaaacagaagaaaatataTGACAAACATAATGCCAGACAAACATTTTTTCCGTTTTCAACAATATTACAATAACATAAAATCGACACATGACAAATTTCATAACACTGTACAATCTGAATTTCTTTTCTCCAAAATATGATTTCTCACTGGATTATTTTAGAATGTGTTCAATTATATTTTGACCTCTCTTGCATTGACTCCTGTGGTGAAAACTCTCTTTAAAACGTAGCTTGTGATCTTTTGTCCAATTTTCTTCGACTTTGCTGATACTATTGCATGTCACAGAATATACATTGCTAATGATCCATCAATACCGTAAATGTGAAAAGCAACATGGTTCAAAACACTTTTAAAAGTCATAAATATATTTAAGTTAAGTGAATCATTCATCAGTGAAACCATTAAAAGGTGACCTGCTTTAAGTACAGCACCACTAATATCTCAGGACGGTGGACTCCATCCAGCTTGTTACTGAACTTCCTGATTTAGAAGCTGGCTGGAGTGACGTCACCACTTCCCTACAGTGTGTCACCCAGTGGAGAACTGTGGCAATGACAGGAAAGTTCCTGAAGACACTGGAGCTCCGAGTGGCAGCATATAAAAGCTGTGAAAGTCCCCCTGCTGAGACAGAAACCAATATATCCAACACTGAACACACAAGACTCAACACTCAACATTGACTGAAGATGCTGTGTTCCCGAGGATTCCAGTCTTCCCTCTGCCCATTGACGGACTTCTACTGGCCTGTGCGCAGTCTATGGCCAGAGGTCCGACCTCTTCTCAGCCAGCGGGATCTACTGCAGAGAAACCTGCTGGAGATCAAGAGCAGTCTGGAGCTGATGGAGAAACTCCAGCAGCACATCTTTGAAGAGTTGGACAATGTCCCATCCTCTGTGGCCATCCAACCAGTCTCCTACAAGCTGGATAAGGAGGGAGACGGCTTTGCCCTTACACTGGACACTAAAGACTTTTCACCAGAGGAGCTGTCTGTCAAGCAGGTGGGCAGGAAGCTGAAAGTCAGTGGGAAGACAGAGAAGAAGCTGGATGGTGGGGAAGGCTCATACTCTTACAGATGTCAAGAGTTCAGACAAGAGTTTGATCTGCCTGAACGGGTGAATCCTGAGACAGTCACCTGCTCCCTGGCTCATGACGGGAAGCTCCACATCCAGGCACAAAAGAATCCATTATCTGCTGAGGAGGAGGTGGCAGAGAGAGTGGTGCCCATCAACTGTAGCCTGGATGTGAAAACCCCACAATTCCTGTCAAAGACAGAGGGAAGCACCACCGACACACAGAAGAATCAAGAGAACACCATTTCACATGAGGACTGATTTTTATTTCACTGGATGATACATTTTCTAATAAATCTTTTTCATGTTATGATACAGCATGCATTTATATTTCATATCTTGTAACAATCAATATGACATGCTATTAAATTTAATCAATAAAATATACAATTTTACAGAATATTGCAGTTGTTATAATCTCTTCAATGGATATCAGCATAATGACGATTATTTCTCATCAAAAGTTAACTTTCCAAAAAGCTCACTGGCCTGATATTTTTCTGTGAACATTTTCAATAAACTCAATTTTCAAAAAAGCTCTCCTAAAAATGTTCTGATTCTATCATGTTTATGACATGTCTATAAACCTGACTTCTGAAAGCAAATGTTAGGTGAACTTGTCAGGATTTGAAATGTAGGCCTTTTTGAGCAAGTGACCTGTTTTAGACCATTGAATGTGAGTGAATAGTTTCCACACCTTCTAGAAAATATTATTTTTAGTTATTAAAAAACTGAAGAAAATATATGAAAAACATAATGCCAGACAAACATTTTTTTTCCGTTTTCAACAATATTATAATAACATAAAATCGACACATGACAAATTTCATAACACTGTACAATCTGAATTTCTTTTCTCCAAAATATGATTTCTCACTGGATTATTTTAGAATGTGTTCAATTGTATTTTGACCTCTCTTGCATTGACTCCTGTGGTGAAAACTCTCTTTAAAACGTAGCTTGTGATCTTTTGTCCAATTTTGTTCGACTTTGCTGATACTATTGCATGTCACAGAATATACATTGCTAATGATCCATCAATACCGTAAATGTGAAAAGCAACATGGTTCAAAACACTTTTAAAAGTCATAAATATATTTAAGTTAAGTGAATCATTCATCAGTGAAACCATTAAAAGGTGACCTGCTTTAAGTACAGCACCACTAATATCTCAGGACGGTGGACTCCATCCAGCTTGTTACTGAACTTCCTGATTTAGAAGCTGGCTGGAGTGACGTCACCACTTCCCTACAGTGTGTCACCCAGTGGAGAACTGTGGCAATGACAGGATAGTTCCTGAAAACACTGGAGCTCCGAGTGGCAGCATATAAAAGCTGTGAAAGTCCCCCTGCTGAGACAGAAACCAATATATCCAACACTGAACACACAAGACTCAACACTCAACATTGACTGAAGATGCTGTGTTCCCGAGGATTCCAGTCTTCCCTCAGCCCATTGATGGACTTCTACTGGCCTGTGCGCAGTCTATGGCCAGAGGTCCGACCTCTTCTCAGCCAGCGGGATCTACTGCAGAGAAACCTGCTGGAGATCAAGAGCAGTCTGGAGCTGATGGAGAAACTCCAGCAGCACATCTTTGAAGAGTTGGACAATGTCCCATCCTCTGTGGCCATCCAACCAGTCTCCTACAAGCTGGATAAGGAGGGAGACGGCTTTGCCCTTACACTGGACACTAAAGACTTTTCACCAGAGGAGCTGTCTGTCAAGCAGGTGGGC of Salmo salar chromosome ssa01, Ssal_v3.1, whole genome shotgun sequence contains these proteins:
- the LOC106598765 gene encoding heat shock protein 30 encodes the protein MLCSRGFQSSLSPLMDFYWPVRSLWPEVRPLLSQRDLLQRNLLEIKSSLELMEKLQQHIFEELDNVPSSVAIQPVSYKLDKEGDGFALTLDTKDFSPEELSVKQVGRKLKVSGKTEKKLDGGEGSYSYRCQEFRQEFDLPERVNPETVTCSLAHDGKLHIQAQKNPLSAEEEVAERVVPINCSLDVKTPQFLSKTEGSTTDTQKNQENTISHED
- the LOC106600230 gene encoding heat shock protein 30-like, producing the protein MLCSRGFQSSLCPLTDFYWPVRSLWPEVRPLLSQRDLLQRNLLEIKSSLELMEKLQQHIFEELDNVPSSVAIQPVSYKLDKEGDGFALTLDTKDFSPEELSVKQVGRKLKVSGKTEKKLDGGEGSYSYRCQEFRQEFDLPERVNPETVTCSLAHDGKLHIQAQKNPLSAEEEVAERVVPINCSLDVKTPQFLSKTEGSTTDTQKNQENTISHED